TTAATCGGAAAAGAGACAGCGATGTATTCACTTGTTGCATTATTTGTAGCCAGCCGCGTCATCGATTTTGTATTGGAAGGTCCATCTTCCAGCAAAGCAGCGATGATTATTTCGGAACATCCGCATGAAATTGCGGAACGAGTACATAAAGAATTGGAACGAGGAACGACACTTTTAAAAGGACGCGGAGGATTTACCGGCCAAACGAAAGAAGTCGTGTATTGTGTTGTTGCACGAGAGCAAATTTTCCGTTTGCAGCAAATTGTTGCCGAGCTGGATGAGCGGGCGTTTGTAGTGATGAACGATGTACACGATGTGCTCGGAGAAGGATTTACATTCGATTCGGGTGTATGAAAAATGTTTGAAAAAGGAATGTTTAAAAAAGGACAGTCGATCGCGACTGCCCTTCCTTTGTGTTTCCTACAGAAATTTTGACAAATCTGTGAGAATTGTTTATCATTGTTTTTGTTGGGATAGCCAGTGCGCCACTTGCTTGATCTGATTCGGATCTGTCAATGTGCCGCCTGCCGGCATATTCGGCGGAAAGCCTTTTTTGATAATCGCTTCCAGTTTGGCTTCATCAAATTTCTTGCCGATTCCCAACAGTTTGGGGCCAACTGCTCCTTTCAGATCAGCGCCGTGACATCCGGCGCACGTTTGACCGAATATTTTGGCGCCCGGATCATTGGTGTTGACGAGCGCACCGGCCGCAGCCTTGCCGCTGCTTCCGCCGCTGCCGCCAGTATCTTTGGATGCGCCCGCCGTCAATTCAGCCAACGCTTGCGGGTTTGCAGCAAGCTCCATATGATACGCGACTTGGGCTTCCCGTGTCAGCCAGATCATGAATACAACTGCAACAACCATGGAAAGAGTTGCCAAACGCTTGCCCGGTCTGCGGTTTTTCTTGATATCAAGCCATGGTACGAGTAAAAGCGCCAGAAATGATACGAGCGGAACTGCTACAGTTCCTACTACTTCCACAGATCCCGGGAAGTATTTGAGCAATTGATAGAGAAATAAAAAATACCAGTCTGGTACAGGGATAAAGTTTGAATCATCCGGATTGGCACGCGGTGTCAAATCGACAGGATTGTATATCACCCATATAATAAATCCGGCGAGAACAACGGCTCCCATGATCCATTCTTTCAGGAGAAAATTTGGGAAAAAAGGTTCGGTACCCAAAGGCAGAGTCTTGTCTCTTTTAAAACGAGGCACTCCCGGTATACGTTCCCTTGAATTATCAGCCGACATTCAGGCAACCTCCTTTGCGGGAAATCAAACATTAACGATTACATAGGTCCGGCAATGCCTTGCTTGCGAATCATGACAAAATGCAATGCAAGCAAGATAAGCAATGCGGCCGGCAAGAAAAATACATGAATGGCAAAGAAACGGGTGAGCGTCATCGCCCCTAATGCATTGCCGCCGATCAGCAAAGCTTTGATGCTGCCGCCGATAAACGGTACGGAATCCGCGATTTGCGCGCCGACAGAAGTTGCCCAGTACGCTTTCTGATCCCACGGCAACAGATATCCGGTAAAGCCGAAAAACAGCATCACTGCAAAAATCAAAACACCCACTACCCAGTTTAATTCGCGCGGCGCTTTATATGCACCGGTAAAAAACACCCGCAGCATATGCAGGAACATCATGATCAAAACGAGACTCGCACCCCAGAAATGCATGCCGCGGGCGATTTTCCCAAGCAGCACCTGGTCTGTGATGTATTTCACGCTGCTGTATGCATTGTGAATATCCGGTACGTAATACATGGCCAAAAACATGCCTGACAGTATCTGCGTTACAATAATGAGAAAAGTCAAACCGCCAAAACAGTAAATAAATGCGGACATTTTCGTGGCCGGGTTGACGTGTGCCGGTACTTCGTGATCTGCTATATCACGCCAGATCGGAGTGACGCCAAGGCGCTCATCAATCCAATCATAGATTCGTTTCAACATGTTAGCACCTACCCTTTGTTTGGTCTACGATGAACGGTAGTATCCAGCAATACTTCCCCGCCTTCGATTTTGACGCTATATGCATCAAGCGGTCGTGTTGCCGGAGAGCCGGGACTCTGATAGCCGTACTTGTCAAATTTGCTGCCATGACAAGGACAATGGAACCACCATGGACCATCTTTGGATGGGATCGGTTTGCCATTTGCATCAAGCGTACCGTTGATCTGGCAACCAAGATGTGTGCACTTGGGGGAATACGCCAGCAATCCGTCAGGTTCGTTTGCTTTCTTGATCACCCATGCGCGAATGTTCACATCGTTGTGAATCCATCCGTCCGATTGCTTGGCTTTAAACTCGACTAACGTAGGCAGATCCGAATTGAAATCGGAAACTTTCTTTCCTGTCTTCACAAATGCACTGTCGGCTCCTCGGGTCAATGGATCGACAGCAAATGTGACAAGCGGTGCGGCGATAACCGCTCCCATGAAAGCGCCCGTTCCACCTAGGGCATACGTCAGAAACTGGCGTCGAGTCAGGCCTTCTTTGTCTTTGTTTTCTTTGTCCATTCTACTTTCCTAACCTCCTTGCTGTCGTAACATACTGACACTTTGATAGATTCATCGAGCAACGACTCAAGAACCATCCTTCCATGTCTTTGAAACGAAGAAAATTTTCAATTGGAAAATTGACCCGATCTTGTTACGCTTTCATCTTACTCTCGGAAAAAATGAGTGTCAAGGAAGGAAACGCGAGCAAATATCACACTTATGTGACAAAACGATTGCGGATCCAATCTGCCGCCAGCCGCAAATTCCGCAACAAGCTGATCTTCGAAAGGAATCGGGTTCCCAAACACGGTGAAACCCATCGTGCATTACTGTTCTGTCCACATAGCTGTGATCCGGTCCGCCAGTTTTTGTTGAATCAGCCTCAGAATTTTTTCACCATGTTTTGCGTTTGCAGCTGCCGGATTCCCTGACTCTGCTTGCAAGTCTACCAACTCCGAACGGATCGCCAACATAACGGAAGTCTCGTTTTCTATGCCAGAGTCTGCGTTGGGCGCGATTTTTTCATCAGAATCTTGATTTTCGATAGAATCCTGATATTCCATCCACCAATGGCTGACGAGTACTGTCAATTCTTCCTTTGCAAGCCGCTCTGTCACAGCGCGGAGCACATCTGCATTTCCCTTGTGGCCGTTAACCAAAACGACGTATTTGATTCCCAGATGTTTCAGCTGAGTGAGGGAATCATACAGGTAATCGCGAAATATATGGTTGTGCATGCCTGCAGATCCATCCGGTTCAAAAGAATGGAACGGATGCCCGAAAGCAATGGCAGGAAACGCCAAAATCCGCCCGGAAAACTGATCTTCCAATTGTGTTGCAATCGTTTCGGCAATGAAACTGCCAGTTCCAAATGGCAAATGGGGACCGTGGAACGTCATGGAACCTACCGGGACCATAGCAGTATCAAAATAGGGGCGCAACTCTTCGAATATTCCTGCTTTTACTTGTGCAAATTTCAACGGATCATCACTCCTTTGCATCGCTTTTTGCTTTTTGCATGTTTTTATTTATGATCAAACTGTATCATCAAAGCTTCTTGAAAATCAGCGATTCTAAATAAAAGTCATAAAAAAATCACATAATAACCAAAACGGTTAAAATGTGATTCCACGCACTCAATCTTGCTGCATTTTTAATTCATGTGTCAAATCCATAAAGCGCTTATGATCTCGCGCATCAAGAGCCTCATCGATTCGTCTGTATAAACGATAGCGGCGATAATCCCGCAAGGATTGGCTTAAAATCAATTCCGCCTGCAGCTCGATCAAAGCATCGATCGATTCTCTCGTATCGTCCATCGGATTTGTTTCCAATACGGCGGCATATTCCGGAGAGACGGTGCGGTCTTTAAAAAACAGTCCGATATACATGTCTTCCGTCGGGTGATTGTGTATATCCAAAAACGCTTTCTCGACATCTGATGTCACACGTTTATTTTTATAAAATTTAAAAGGAGTCATTTGCACACATTTCGTAGAAATTAAAATGGTTTTTGGCAAATTGCGGAAATTGTCAATGAAATGAACCCGTTCAAGCAATTGATCGTTGGAGCACAAATATTGGAGCAACCATTCCGCTTCCCGGTTTTGCAATTCGTAGTTATCAAGAAACCATTTAATGAACTGTTTTTTCTCCGTTACATGAATAACCTCTCCCATTGCATTCCCTCCTCCTCCCAAATACTCTTACATAAGAGGTTGTTCACCGTATCTGTGTCAATCCGCCCATTCCCCCGCGCTGATTTCCATCAGATTTCATGGTTGCTTCTTGCGAATTCTTTGCATCATATGCCTTCATCCATGCATATTCTGAAAAATGTTGAGAATATTCGATGTTTGATTTATTATATTCGGTGATGCGTCAAGGATTTCCTTTTTCTTTACCCAAATCAAAAAGATAGTTGTATTCATTCTAATGGAGCCGAGAAAATCTATCTATAGAAAAAGACTGGGATGCCTGGAAAAAGCAAAACGCAGTTCCTTTGATTTCCCAAAGAAACTGCGTATGCTTCAGACCGTTATGGAGTTGTTGACCGGTTTACGCCGATATTTTCGGGTGATTCCCGGTTATTCCTGTAATACTATGTTTCCCGCTTGATCCAATAATACGAGGACTTGTCCAATCTGCTCTTTTGCAATTAATAGATAACGATCCCCGATGACTTCTTCCACATGTTTCATAATTCCCGGAATTCTCAAAAGTTCTTCCCGCACACATTCATCTGCACACTCCAGCAATGTCCCTTGAAACGCCCGAATTTTTCCATATCCTTCTGTCCATTGCCCAATTCTTTGCAGCACCATTTCCGGTACAGGTTCAATCGAGTAGCGATCCAAGACGCTGCGTATTTGCTCGGGCGAGTGCCCATTTTTCACAAAACGTTTCACGCTCGTCTCCGTAATCCGGTAACTGCGGACATGTCCTCCTTGCAAATAATCCGCAAATGCATACAGTTCCTGGTCCATAGGAGAGTGACCTTCCGCCAAGACGAGAATCTCAAAATTGGGCTGCACCACAATCGAAGGTTGCACATTCGGCGGTTGGATTTGCGATAGAGGTGCATACTCATCGGGAAAAAACAACTGTCTTCCGATTTGTGTAAGTGTGACCGCAACTCCGCCGTCTTCCCTTTTTCCTGTTTTGAGAATTCCCAGATACCGCAACATTTGCACGATTCGTTCATGAATAATCGTAGAAACCGTGTCATAATAGTACGGTTCTATATAATGTTGCAAAACCTTCTCGAGAGATTCTGCCACGGCCCATTTCTCTTTACAAGCATATGCAAGAAAGGCCACCGCCAAATGAAGTTGCGGAATGCAGCGGCCATATATTTTTTCCCAATACCCATGCAATTCAGAAATGCGCTCAAGATCCGGCTTGGCAAACCAGTCCTCTTCAGGCGGACAAGACTGTAATATTCCATCTCTTCCTTCGACAATCCAACCCTTTCCAAAGCAAAAATCGTACAATAATGCAAAGCGATCCGGATAATCCCGAAATCGTCTGCCATAGCCGAAGCGCCATTGCTGTCCGCTGATCGGCGGTTCCTGGATTTCAAACAGTTGCTGAAGCTGTTGCTGAAAACGCTTGAAAATCGCGCCGTCCTGTGTGAGCCGGATCTCGTTTTGCGCAACAAATTGCAGAAACTTCTGCAGATCTCGCAGCATGGCAAGACCATCTTCCCGATAATAGGACGGTTCCCTTTCCAAATAATCGACGTTCTGTGTCAAATCGATCGCAATCCATTGTTTGATCATCCCTCGCAAATCGTCAGGAATCCGAAATACATGGGAATATATGGATGTACCTGAACGAAAGATCCAGCCGAGATCGACAAGTTCTGTCCATAAACCTTCCGGCCCCACTTTTCCGATTCGATCCCCCAGCGTCTTTTCGGCGGCTACCAAAAGATCCTCCCGCGTAAATTGACTTCGCTTGTCCAATGCAAGACGAATCAGCAGCCGCTTTTGCGCTTGTGCCAATTTCGCCAATCGTTCCTGCACAAAGGATACATTTTGGAAATGTTCCATCAACGTTTGCAATAAATCATTTTTGGAATGGTACCGGCAGGATAAATTCTGACGTTTGGCAATGGTTCTAAGCACATGGATATCTGCATCATTTAGACAGGTGATCAGATTCATACATGTTCCCCTCCTGCAGCAAAGTTTCAAAATCCCGCAGTTCATACTGATATCCTTGTTCTGTCAAAAACATTTGACGGCGTGTTGATGATTCTTGATCAAGGGATTGCTTTGTAACAAGAGTATAAAAATAGGATGGTCTGCCGCCTGCATTGGGCCGCAAAATTCGGCCCAATCGTTGCGCTTCTTCCTGCCTGGAGCCAAATGTTCCGGAAATCTGAATCGCAACGTTGGCACACGGCATATCAACTGCCACATTGGCGACCTTCGACACGACAAGTGATTGGATTTCCCCCGCCCGAAACTTTGCAAACCATTCCTCCCGCTGCTTTACAGGCGTCTTTCCTGTGATGACAGGAACTTGCAGGCGATTTCCCGCCGCCTGCAATTGATTGATGTATTGTCCAATGACCAGCACCCGATCTTCTGCATGTTGTCTCAGCAGCGCTTCCAATGCATCGATTTTGCGGGGATTTTCCGCTGCCAGCCGATGTTGTTCCCGTTTCCCGGCCTGTAAATAGTTAAATTTATCTTTTTCCACAAAAGGAATGGAAACTTCCACACAGCGTGCAGGCGCAATCCATCCGGATTTCTCAATCGTTTTCCAAGGGACGTCATATTTTTTGGGACCAACCATGACAAATGCTTCTTCTTCCAGCCCGTCTTCCCGAACTAATGTAGCTGTCAACCCTAAGCGGCGCCGGGATTGCAAGTCGGCGCTCAGTCGAAAGATCGGCGCTGGCAGGAGATGTACTTCATCATAGATGA
Above is a window of Fodinisporobacter ferrooxydans DNA encoding:
- a CDS encoding ReoY family proteolytic degradation factor produces the protein MGEVIHVTEKKQFIKWFLDNYELQNREAEWLLQYLCSNDQLLERVHFIDNFRNLPKTILISTKCVQMTPFKFYKNKRVTSDVEKAFLDIHNHPTEDMYIGLFFKDRTVSPEYAAVLETNPMDDTRESIDALIELQAELILSQSLRDYRRYRLYRRIDEALDARDHKRFMDLTHELKMQQD
- the qcrB gene encoding menaquinol-cytochrome c reductase cytochrome b subunit, with the translated sequence MLKRIYDWIDERLGVTPIWRDIADHEVPAHVNPATKMSAFIYCFGGLTFLIIVTQILSGMFLAMYYVPDIHNAYSSVKYITDQVLLGKIARGMHFWGASLVLIMMFLHMLRVFFTGAYKAPRELNWVVGVLIFAVMLFFGFTGYLLPWDQKAYWATSVGAQIADSVPFIGGSIKALLIGGNALGAMTLTRFFAIHVFFLPAALLILLALHFVMIRKQGIAGPM
- a CDS encoding creatininase family protein, giving the protein MKFAQVKAGIFEELRPYFDTAMVPVGSMTFHGPHLPFGTGSFIAETIATQLEDQFSGRILAFPAIAFGHPFHSFEPDGSAGMHNHIFRDYLYDSLTQLKHLGIKYVVLVNGHKGNADVLRAVTERLAKEELTVLVSHWWMEYQDSIENQDSDEKIAPNADSGIENETSVMLAIRSELVDLQAESGNPAAANAKHGEKILRLIQQKLADRITAMWTEQ
- a CDS encoding ubiquinol-cytochrome c reductase iron-sulfur subunit; its protein translation is MDKENKDKEGLTRRQFLTYALGGTGAFMGAVIAAPLVTFAVDPLTRGADSAFVKTGKKVSDFNSDLPTLVEFKAKQSDGWIHNDVNIRAWVIKKANEPDGLLAYSPKCTHLGCQINGTLDANGKPIPSKDGPWWFHCPCHGSKFDKYGYQSPGSPATRPLDAYSVKIEGGEVLLDTTVHRRPNKG
- a CDS encoding helicase-associated domain-containing protein; the encoded protein is MNLITCLNDADIHVLRTIAKRQNLSCRYHSKNDLLQTLMEHFQNVSFVQERLAKLAQAQKRLLIRLALDKRSQFTREDLLVAAEKTLGDRIGKVGPEGLWTELVDLGWIFRSGTSIYSHVFRIPDDLRGMIKQWIAIDLTQNVDYLEREPSYYREDGLAMLRDLQKFLQFVAQNEIRLTQDGAIFKRFQQQLQQLFEIQEPPISGQQWRFGYGRRFRDYPDRFALLYDFCFGKGWIVEGRDGILQSCPPEEDWFAKPDLERISELHGYWEKIYGRCIPQLHLAVAFLAYACKEKWAVAESLEKVLQHYIEPYYYDTVSTIIHERIVQMLRYLGILKTGKREDGGVAVTLTQIGRQLFFPDEYAPLSQIQPPNVQPSIVVQPNFEILVLAEGHSPMDQELYAFADYLQGGHVRSYRITETSVKRFVKNGHSPEQIRSVLDRYSIEPVPEMVLQRIGQWTEGYGKIRAFQGTLLECADECVREELLRIPGIMKHVEEVIGDRYLLIAKEQIGQVLVLLDQAGNIVLQE
- a CDS encoding menaquinol-cytochrome c reductase cytochrome b/c subunit, whose amino-acid sequence is MSADNSRERIPGVPRFKRDKTLPLGTEPFFPNFLLKEWIMGAVVLAGFIIWVIYNPVDLTPRANPDDSNFIPVPDWYFLFLYQLLKYFPGSVEVVGTVAVPLVSFLALLLVPWLDIKKNRRPGKRLATLSMVVAVVFMIWLTREAQVAYHMELAANPQALAELTAGASKDTGGSGGSSGKAAAGALVNTNDPGAKIFGQTCAGCHGADLKGAVGPKLLGIGKKFDEAKLEAIIKKGFPPNMPAGGTLTDPNQIKQVAHWLSQQKQ